In Pseudonocardia cypriaca, a single genomic region encodes these proteins:
- a CDS encoding nucleoside hydrolase yields MTPIILDCDPGHDDAIAIMLAAGDPAVDLLAITTVAGNQTLDKTTLNALRVCTLAGIHDVPVAAGCPRPLTQPLQVAEDVHGESGLDGPRFGEPTVRVSGEHAVDLVHRILQEHPEPVTLVPTGPLTNIALLLTRYPENAPRIREIVLMGGSTERGNVSPYAEFNIFVDPEAAAIVFGSGVQVTMCGLNVTHQALVTPDVVARLEALGGAIGPVCVELMTFFASAYRKVFGFEAPPLHDPVAVARVIDPSLVECVDAHVAIEVVGRFTRGATVVDLGGVPNAKVAVGLDVPRFWDRLVAALANVAAPDLDLESS; encoded by the coding sequence GTGACGCCGATCATCCTCGACTGCGACCCCGGCCACGACGACGCGATCGCGATCATGCTCGCCGCCGGCGACCCGGCCGTCGACCTACTGGCGATCACGACGGTCGCCGGGAACCAGACGCTCGACAAGACCACCCTCAACGCGCTGCGGGTGTGCACGCTCGCCGGCATCCACGACGTACCCGTCGCCGCCGGGTGCCCGCGTCCGTTGACGCAGCCGTTGCAGGTGGCCGAGGACGTGCACGGCGAATCCGGCCTGGACGGGCCGCGCTTCGGCGAACCCACCGTGCGGGTGAGCGGCGAGCACGCCGTCGACCTGGTGCACCGCATCCTGCAGGAACACCCGGAGCCGGTGACCCTCGTCCCGACCGGGCCGCTCACCAACATCGCCCTGCTGCTCACCCGGTACCCGGAGAACGCACCGCGGATCCGCGAGATCGTGCTGATGGGCGGCTCCACCGAGCGCGGCAACGTGAGCCCGTACGCCGAGTTCAACATCTTCGTCGACCCCGAGGCCGCGGCGATCGTGTTCGGCAGCGGCGTGCAGGTGACGATGTGCGGCCTGAACGTCACGCACCAGGCGCTCGTCACGCCGGACGTCGTCGCGCGGCTGGAGGCGCTCGGCGGCGCCATCGGCCCGGTGTGCGTCGAGCTGATGACGTTCTTCGCCTCGGCGTACCGGAAGGTGTTCGGCTTCGAGGCGCCGCCGCTGCACGATCCAGTTGCGGTGGCGCGGGTGATCGACCCGTCCCTCGTGGAGTGCGTGGACGCGCACGTGGCGATCGAGGTGGTGGGCCGGTTCACCCGCGGTGCCACCGTCGTCGACCTCGGCGGAGTGCCGAACGCGAAGGTGGCCGTCGGGCTCGACGTGCCGCGCTTCTGGGACCGGCTCGTGGCCGCGCTCGCGAATGTGGCTGCACCGGATCTTGACCTGGAGTCGAGTTGA
- a CDS encoding MerR family transcriptional regulator, whose translation MLTIGELASYAGVTVRAVRHYHARGLLPEPERDHSGYRRYDACAVLELVRIRTLAEAGVPLARVRELLQADEEGFATAVAEIDARLQAEIRERQRHRERIARLTAGDGLALPPEVVEFLDHLRALGVDERIVQVERDGWILLAARSRDRLPEWVARKRQQIADPRLVDFYRTLGQALDRSDDDPRLVELADEMAAYITQMADEQGDDHVDDADVEPPFVELMDALAFDTAPPARRLVELLRERGWTGWTKLERVDPAFTRPSGPTSSA comes from the coding sequence GTGCTGACGATCGGCGAGCTGGCGTCGTACGCCGGGGTGACCGTGCGCGCGGTGCGGCACTACCACGCCAGAGGGCTGCTGCCGGAACCGGAACGGGACCACTCCGGCTACCGCAGGTACGACGCGTGCGCCGTGCTCGAGCTGGTCAGGATCCGGACCCTGGCCGAGGCCGGGGTCCCGCTCGCCCGCGTGCGGGAGCTGCTGCAGGCCGACGAGGAGGGGTTCGCCACGGCGGTCGCGGAGATCGACGCGCGGCTGCAGGCCGAGATCCGGGAGCGGCAGCGGCACCGGGAGCGGATCGCGCGCCTCACCGCTGGGGACGGCCTCGCGCTGCCACCCGAGGTGGTCGAGTTCCTGGACCACCTGCGGGCGCTCGGGGTCGACGAGCGGATCGTCCAGGTCGAACGGGACGGCTGGATCCTGCTGGCGGCGCGCTCGCGCGATCGGCTCCCGGAGTGGGTGGCACGCAAGCGCCAACAGATCGCCGACCCGCGGCTCGTCGACTTCTACCGCACGCTCGGCCAGGCGCTCGACCGGAGCGACGACGACCCGAGGCTGGTCGAGCTGGCCGACGAGATGGCCGCGTACATCACGCAGATGGCCGACGAGCAGGGCGACGACCACGTCGACGACGCCGACGTCGAGCCACCGTTCGTCGAGCTGATGGATGCACTGGCGTTCGACACCGCCCCGCCCGCCCGTCGGCTCGTGGAGCTGCTGCGGGAACGCGGCTGGACGGGCTGGACGAAGCTCGAGCGCGTGGACCCGGCGTTCACCCGTCCGTCCGGCCCAACCAGCTCCGCGTGA
- a CDS encoding alpha/beta fold hydrolase encodes MTTTTFTIRHDGVTIPVSRGGRGRPLVLCPGLCSTQADLHELTELLRRDHDVVTFDLRGHGLATRADRYSFDAFLGDLDAVMAELDLPSPPLLVGYSLGADLVVHHAAERPNPVAGLVLVDGANPVPEPFLTEADLPVFRAMWEDQVARQGSEVSLTAQDILDLNLELDVLRPAILDRYRKIDRPISMIASTSMAGGGDGPAQRYNRLWRAGVERLARELPHVSTSWLDADHGLVFTHAPQIARIIRRLVRC; translated from the coding sequence ATGACCACGACCACCTTCACGATCCGCCACGACGGCGTCACGATCCCGGTGTCCCGCGGCGGGCGGGGGCGACCGCTGGTCCTGTGTCCGGGGCTGTGCTCCACCCAGGCCGATCTGCACGAGCTGACCGAGCTGCTGCGTCGCGACCACGACGTGGTGACGTTCGACCTCAGGGGCCACGGCCTCGCCACACGCGCGGACCGGTACTCCTTCGACGCGTTCCTCGGCGATCTGGACGCCGTGATGGCCGAGCTCGACCTGCCGTCGCCGCCCCTGCTGGTCGGCTACTCGCTCGGCGCGGACCTGGTCGTGCACCACGCCGCCGAGCGCCCCAACCCGGTCGCCGGGCTCGTACTCGTCGACGGGGCGAACCCGGTGCCCGAACCGTTCCTCACCGAGGCCGACCTGCCGGTGTTCCGCGCGATGTGGGAGGACCAGGTGGCGCGGCAGGGATCCGAGGTGTCGCTCACGGCACAGGACATCCTCGACCTCAACCTCGAGCTCGACGTGCTCCGGCCCGCGATCCTCGACCGGTACCGGAAGATCGACCGCCCGATCAGCATGATCGCGTCGACCTCCATGGCCGGCGGTGGCGACGGGCCTGCGCAGCGGTACAACCGGCTCTGGCGCGCAGGCGTCGAGCGGCTCGCCCGCGAGCTGCCGCACGTCTCCACGTCCTGGCTCGACGCCGATCACGGGCTGGTCTTCACCCACGCCCCGCAGATCGCCCGGATCATCCGGAGACTGGTGCGGTGCTGA
- a CDS encoding VOC family protein, with translation MDLTIHQAFLPHEDPQASLAFYRDTLGFEVRNDVEYGGQHWITLGPPNQPDTSIVLHPPAADPGITDDERRTITEMMAKGTFAGINLATKDIDSTFERLQAGVTGGAEVVQEPTDQPWGVRDCAFRDPAGNMIRIFEVR, from the coding sequence ATGGACCTCACCATTCACCAGGCCTTCCTCCCGCACGAGGACCCGCAGGCGTCCCTCGCCTTCTACCGCGACACGCTCGGGTTCGAAGTCCGCAACGACGTCGAGTACGGCGGCCAGCACTGGATCACCCTCGGGCCGCCGAACCAGCCCGACACGTCCATCGTCCTGCACCCGCCCGCCGCCGACCCCGGCATCACCGATGACGAGCGCCGCACCATCACGGAGATGATGGCCAAGGGCACCTTCGCCGGCATCAACCTGGCCACCAAGGACATCGACAGCACGTTCGAGCGGCTGCAGGCAGGCGTCACGGGCGGGGCCGAGGTCGTCCAGGAGCCGACCGACCAGCCGTGGGGCGTCCGCGACTGCGCCTTCCGCGACCCCGCCGGCAACATGATCCGCATCTTCGAGGTGCGCTGA
- a CDS encoding NmrA family NAD(P)-binding protein codes for MTTLVTGATGNTGYHVVSELVRRGERVRALTRNPAAAAARFPAEVELAAGTHTRPEELDGALDGVDRLHITVTAGLAEVGPELVRRAGDAGVRRITVVWGGAVGPVEQAVAESGVEWTRLEPQEFMSNTLTWADSIRTEGVVREPYDFPSALVHEADIGAVAAVALLDDGHAGRAYNLTGPEPLTPRERIAILSRAVGRDIAFVPIMHEQAVDRLVATGVSRADAEYVIGWYAAPTADATTVVDTVEQVTGRPARAFAQWVAEHAEHFHTASQPAQGVLPP; via the coding sequence GTGACCACACTTGTGACGGGTGCGACCGGGAACACCGGATACCACGTTGTTTCGGAGCTCGTACGCCGCGGGGAACGGGTACGGGCGTTGACGCGGAATCCGGCCGCGGCAGCGGCGAGGTTTCCCGCCGAGGTGGAGCTGGCGGCCGGCACGCACACCAGGCCGGAGGAGCTGGACGGCGCGCTCGACGGCGTCGACCGGTTGCACATCACGGTGACGGCCGGGCTCGCCGAGGTCGGACCCGAGCTGGTCCGGCGAGCGGGCGACGCGGGCGTCCGACGCATCACCGTGGTGTGGGGTGGCGCGGTGGGGCCGGTCGAGCAGGCCGTGGCGGAGTCGGGCGTGGAATGGACGCGCCTGGAACCGCAGGAGTTCATGTCGAACACGCTGACCTGGGCCGACTCGATCCGGACCGAGGGAGTGGTTCGCGAGCCGTACGACTTCCCCAGCGCGCTGGTGCACGAGGCCGACATCGGCGCCGTTGCGGCGGTCGCACTTCTCGACGACGGCCACGCCGGACGTGCGTACAACCTGACGGGGCCCGAACCGCTGACCCCGCGGGAACGGATCGCGATCCTGTCCCGGGCGGTCGGGCGCGACATCGCATTCGTCCCGATCATGCACGAACAGGCCGTCGACCGGCTGGTGGCCACCGGTGTGTCCCGCGCGGATGCCGAGTACGTCATCGGCTGGTACGCGGCGCCCACCGCCGACGCGACGACCGTCGTCGACACCGTCGAGCAGGTCACAGGTCGGCCGGCACGCGCATTCGCGCAGTGGGTGGCCGAACACGCCGAGCACTTCCACACCGCCTCACAGCCTGCTCAGGGCGTGCTGCCCCCGTAG
- a CDS encoding SDR family oxidoreductase translates to MRIAVAGATGNIGALTVAALERDGHEVVRISRSLGVDLTTGDGLDDALTGVEAVLDATNSPATDEAEVVAYFGAATRNLLAAEEKAGVRHHVLLSIVGIHEIGGNAHYAGKREQERLVSAGPVPWTIVPVTQFHDFAEMVAGWTEQDGVASIAPLLVQPIAPADVAEVLAEIATGEPQGRYRDVAGPEPQDLVDMARRTFEARGRAVTLVPTWSGVFGLGMAGDVLLPADDARIMLTTFEEWLKSA, encoded by the coding sequence ATGCGGATCGCAGTCGCCGGAGCCACCGGCAACATCGGAGCACTCACCGTCGCCGCCCTGGAGCGCGACGGCCACGAGGTCGTGCGCATCAGCCGCTCACTCGGCGTGGACCTGACCACCGGCGACGGCCTCGACGATGCGCTGACCGGCGTCGAGGCCGTCCTCGACGCCACCAACAGCCCGGCCACGGACGAGGCCGAGGTGGTGGCGTACTTCGGCGCCGCCACCCGGAACCTGCTGGCCGCCGAGGAGAAGGCGGGCGTGCGGCACCACGTGCTGCTCTCGATCGTCGGGATCCACGAGATCGGGGGCAACGCCCACTACGCCGGCAAGCGCGAGCAGGAACGCCTGGTGTCGGCCGGGCCGGTGCCTTGGACGATCGTGCCGGTCACGCAGTTCCACGACTTCGCCGAGATGGTGGCGGGCTGGACCGAGCAGGACGGTGTCGCCTCGATCGCGCCGCTGCTGGTGCAGCCGATCGCGCCCGCGGACGTCGCCGAGGTCCTCGCCGAGATCGCGACCGGCGAGCCGCAGGGCCGCTACCGCGACGTCGCAGGCCCGGAGCCGCAGGACCTCGTGGACATGGCCCGACGCACGTTCGAGGCCCGCGGTCGGGCGGTGACGCTGGTGCCCACGTGGTCCGGCGTCTTCGGCCTCGGGATGGCCGGCGACGTCCTGCTGCCCGCCGACGACGCCCGCATCATGCTGACCACGTTCGAGGAGTGGCTGAAGAGCGCCTGA
- a CDS encoding helix-turn-helix transcriptional regulator, translating to MTSRPAEAERLRDLARLRRVRDRMDREYAQPLDVEALARGVNMSAGHLSRQFRAAYGESPYSYLMTRRIERAMALLRNGDLSVTEVCFAVGCSSLGTFSTRFTELVGVPPSVYRRQASDELAGMPPCVAKRVSRPVRNREARAPQPHLT from the coding sequence GTGACCAGCAGACCGGCCGAGGCGGAGCGCCTCCGCGACCTCGCGCGGCTGCGCCGGGTACGCGACCGGATGGACCGGGAGTACGCGCAGCCGCTCGACGTTGAGGCGCTCGCCCGTGGCGTGAACATGTCGGCGGGGCACCTCAGCCGCCAGTTCCGCGCCGCGTACGGCGAGTCGCCGTACTCCTACCTCATGACGCGGCGGATCGAGCGCGCCATGGCGCTGCTGCGCAACGGCGACCTCAGCGTCACCGAGGTGTGCTTCGCGGTCGGCTGCTCGTCGCTCGGCACGTTCAGCACCCGCTTCACGGAGCTGGTCGGGGTGCCGCCGAGCGTCTACCGCCGGCAGGCGAGCGACGAGCTGGCGGGGATGCCGCCGTGCGTGGCGAAGCGGGTGAGCAGACCGGTCAGGAATCGAGAAGCACGGGCTCCGCAGCCGCACCTAACGTGA
- a CDS encoding SAM-dependent methyltransferase, whose protein sequence is MADARDELEPNHRIRPDVPGAARIWNYWMGGKDNYEADRAAGDAALQLFDMRAVATQSRQFLIRVVRFLTAEAGIRQFLDVGTGLPTMQNTHEIAQAIAPDARVVYVDNDPIVLAHARALLVNTSPEGVTTYVDADYHDPDLVIAEARKVLDLDEPIAVLFMGVLGHARSFEAARSIVARVMDATPSGSYLAVNDSNDINPDFVRLCENYKATGAVPYIPQPIAQIRSYFADLELVEPGVVPITQWRPDPTDIGEVAPLEETTGAVGRKP, encoded by the coding sequence GTGGCCGACGCGCGGGACGAGCTGGAACCCAACCACCGGATCCGGCCCGACGTGCCGGGTGCCGCCCGCATCTGGAACTACTGGATGGGCGGCAAGGACAACTACGAGGCCGACCGGGCGGCCGGGGACGCCGCGCTGCAGCTGTTCGACATGCGTGCCGTGGCCACCCAGTCCCGGCAGTTCCTCATCCGCGTGGTGCGGTTCCTGACCGCGGAGGCCGGGATCCGGCAGTTCCTCGACGTCGGCACCGGCCTGCCCACCATGCAGAACACCCACGAGATCGCGCAGGCGATCGCGCCGGACGCGCGGGTCGTCTACGTCGACAACGACCCGATAGTGCTCGCCCACGCGCGGGCGCTGCTGGTCAACACGAGCCCGGAGGGCGTGACCACCTACGTCGACGCCGACTACCACGACCCCGACCTCGTCATCGCCGAGGCCCGGAAGGTCCTCGACCTCGACGAGCCGATCGCGGTGCTGTTCATGGGCGTGCTCGGCCACGCGCGGAGCTTCGAGGCGGCGCGGTCGATCGTGGCGCGCGTCATGGACGCGACGCCGTCCGGCAGCTACCTCGCGGTGAACGACTCGAACGACATCAACCCCGACTTCGTCCGGCTGTGCGAGAACTACAAGGCGACCGGGGCGGTGCCGTACATCCCGCAGCCCATCGCGCAGATCCGCAGCTATTTCGCCGACCTGGAGCTGGTCGAGCCCGGCGTCGTGCCGATCACGCAGTGGCGGCCCGACCCCACCGACATCGGGGAGGTCGCACCACTGGAGGAGACGACCGGGGCCGTGGGCCGCAAGCCGTGA
- a CDS encoding RrF2 family transcriptional regulator, with amino-acid sequence MKLPVSTEWVLHCATTLAQLEPGATASTKQLADYFDLPGPYLAKQLQALVKAGLLAATTGPRGGFRLARPPAEITLLQLVEAVDGAASPYECREIRQRGRGALPREDCRDTCILARKMAEAHDAWRQHLGGITLAGILSELPPTAPTRTRSLIAPR; translated from the coding sequence GTGAAGCTGCCCGTGAGCACGGAGTGGGTCCTGCACTGCGCCACGACCCTGGCCCAGCTGGAACCGGGGGCCACGGCGTCGACGAAGCAGCTCGCGGACTACTTCGACCTGCCCGGGCCCTACCTCGCCAAGCAGCTGCAGGCGCTCGTCAAGGCCGGCCTGCTGGCGGCCACCACCGGTCCCCGCGGTGGGTTCCGCCTCGCCCGTCCGCCGGCGGAGATCACGCTGCTGCAGCTCGTCGAGGCGGTCGACGGCGCGGCCTCGCCGTACGAGTGCCGGGAGATCCGCCAGCGCGGCCGCGGCGCCCTGCCGCGCGAGGACTGCCGCGACACCTGCATCCTGGCCCGCAAGATGGCCGAGGCACACGACGCGTGGCGGCAGCACCTCGGCGGGATCACGCTCGCCGGCATCCTCTCCGAGCTACCGCCCACTGCGCCGACCCGCACGCGATCGCTCATCGCCCCGCGCTGA
- a CDS encoding alpha/beta fold hydrolase, with product MNTDTLVLPEVDLVYDVRGQLPPADGRPPLLMIGQPMQADGFASLAPHFPDRTVVTYNPRGLGRSTRKDGRTDHDPEVQAADIHALVRALDAGPVEVFASSGGAITALALVAAYPDDVTVLVAHEPPIIPVLPDAAAGERARAWFRDAYEAKGFGAGMAAFIAVTSWEGEFTEEFFDQPPPDPAAFGLPTEDDGTRDDPLLSDLSWAVSSYRPDVDALAAAPTRVVIAVGEETGNTFTGRTAVATAELLGQAVTVFPSHHGGFAGPEFGYPGQPEAFARRLREVLG from the coding sequence GTGAACACCGACACCCTCGTGCTGCCCGAGGTCGACCTCGTCTACGACGTCCGCGGCCAGCTACCCCCTGCGGACGGGCGCCCGCCGCTCCTCATGATCGGCCAGCCCATGCAGGCCGACGGCTTCGCTTCGCTCGCCCCCCACTTCCCCGACCGCACCGTGGTCACCTACAACCCGCGCGGTCTGGGGCGCAGCACCCGCAAGGACGGCCGCACCGACCACGACCCCGAGGTCCAGGCCGCCGACATCCACGCACTCGTCCGGGCGCTCGACGCCGGCCCGGTCGAGGTGTTCGCGAGCAGCGGGGGTGCGATCACCGCACTCGCCCTCGTGGCGGCCTATCCCGACGACGTGACCGTCCTGGTGGCGCACGAGCCCCCGATCATCCCGGTGCTGCCGGACGCGGCCGCAGGCGAGCGCGCACGGGCCTGGTTCCGGGACGCGTACGAGGCCAAGGGGTTCGGGGCCGGGATGGCGGCGTTCATCGCGGTGACGTCGTGGGAGGGCGAGTTCACCGAGGAGTTCTTCGACCAGCCCCCGCCGGACCCGGCCGCGTTCGGGCTGCCCACCGAGGACGACGGCACCCGCGACGACCCGCTGCTGTCCGACCTGTCCTGGGCGGTCAGCAGCTACCGCCCCGACGTCGACGCGCTCGCCGCGGCACCCACCCGGGTGGTTATCGCGGTGGGTGAGGAGACCGGCAACACCTTCACCGGACGCACCGCGGTGGCTACCGCCGAGCTGCTCGGCCAGGCGGTCACGGTGTTCCCGAGCCACCACGGCGGCTTCGCGGGCCCCGAGTTCGGCTACCCCGGTCAGCCCGAGGCGTTCGCGCGGAGGCTGCGTGAGGTGCTCGGGTGA
- a CDS encoding TetR/AcrR family transcriptional regulator codes for MGIPRTRRRLTPDERRAELIDAAVRLLRSGREVSNWAQAVTTEADAAKGTFYLYFSSWDDMLVAVRDRVQQEYVTRYRELAESPERLDWWAVLDAECDAAIDFIAQPSGLHHAVFHSAAVLAPIDDDVDIIGAIARFLSRGIEEGAFRAVDARAAAAFLFAVVHAAADAIAAGDGADRWRSSVRDLTRSWLGRTDG; via the coding sequence GTGGGCATCCCCCGGACGCGTCGTCGCCTCACCCCGGACGAGAGACGCGCCGAGCTGATCGACGCGGCCGTCCGGCTCCTGCGGTCCGGACGGGAGGTGTCGAACTGGGCGCAGGCGGTCACCACCGAGGCCGATGCCGCGAAGGGGACGTTCTACCTCTACTTCTCCTCGTGGGACGACATGCTCGTCGCGGTGCGCGACCGGGTGCAGCAGGAGTACGTGACGCGGTACCGGGAGCTCGCCGAGTCGCCCGAGCGCCTCGACTGGTGGGCCGTCCTCGACGCCGAGTGCGACGCCGCCATCGACTTCATCGCCCAGCCGAGTGGCCTCCACCACGCGGTCTTCCACTCCGCCGCCGTGCTCGCACCGATCGACGACGACGTGGACATCATCGGGGCGATCGCCCGGTTCCTCAGCCGGGGCATCGAGGAGGGCGCCTTCCGGGCGGTCGACGCCCGCGCCGCCGCCGCGTTCCTCTTCGCCGTCGTGCATGCAGCCGCGGATGCCATCGCCGCCGGCGACGGGGCGGATCGGTGGCGGTCGTCCGTCCGCGATCTCACGCGGAGCTGGTTGGGCCGGACGGACGGGTGA
- a CDS encoding ATP-binding cassette domain-containing protein, producing the protein MSTATRADTQSAAQHVADRHDLIRVHGARVNNLKDVSVEIPKRRLTVFTGVSGSGKSSLVFGTIAAESQRLINETYSAFVQGFMPTLARPDVDVLDGLTTAIIVDQERMGANPRSTVGTVTDANAMLRILFSRLGRPNVGPPIAFSFNVPTRRASGSLLTEKGKGERTVVRNAVYHGGMCARCEGMGSVSDIDLTQLYDGSKSLNQGALTIPGYSMDGWYGRIYRGCGFFDPDKPVRQFTKKELHDLLYKEPTKIKVDGVNLTYSGVVPQIQKSYLSKDIDSLQPHIRAFVERIATFTTCPDCDGTRLNEAARSSRIEGISIADACAMEIRDLATWVRGLDEPSVAPLLTALGDTLDSFVEIGLGYLSLERPSGTLSGGEAQRVKMIRHLGSSLTDVTYVFDEPTIGLHPHDIKRMNDLLLQLRDKGNTVLVVEHKPEVMAIADHVVDLGPGAGTAGGTVCFEGTVDGLRASDTITGRHLDDRARLKPSVRTPSGALEVRGASTHNLQGIDVDIPLGVLVVVTGVAGSGKSSLIHGSVARRDGVVSIDQGSIRGSRRSNPATYTGLLDPIRKAFAKANGVKPALFSANSEGACPACNGAGVVYTELGFMDTVATTCEECEGKRFQAAVLEYRLGGRDITEVLGMSVTEAEAFFGAGEARTPAAHAVLARLADVGLGYLTLGQPLTTLSGGERQRLKLAVHMAEKGGVYVLDEPTSGLHLADVEQLLGLLDRLVESGKSVIVIEHHQAVMAHADWIIDLGPGAGHDGGRVVFEGTPSDLVAARSTLTGEHLAAYVGA; encoded by the coding sequence ATGAGCACGGCCACGAGAGCCGACACCCAGTCGGCTGCGCAGCACGTCGCCGACCGCCACGACCTGATCCGCGTGCACGGAGCGCGCGTGAACAACCTGAAAGACGTGAGCGTCGAGATCCCGAAGCGCAGGCTGACGGTGTTCACCGGCGTCTCCGGGTCGGGCAAGAGCTCCCTGGTGTTCGGCACGATCGCGGCCGAGTCGCAGCGGCTGATCAACGAGACCTACAGCGCGTTCGTGCAGGGCTTCATGCCCACGCTGGCGCGCCCGGACGTCGACGTCCTCGACGGGCTCACGACCGCGATCATCGTCGACCAGGAGCGGATGGGCGCCAACCCCCGCTCCACGGTCGGCACCGTCACCGACGCCAACGCGATGCTGCGCATCCTGTTCAGCAGGCTCGGCCGGCCCAACGTCGGTCCCCCGATCGCGTTCTCGTTCAACGTCCCGACCCGCAGGGCGAGCGGTTCGCTGCTCACGGAGAAGGGCAAGGGGGAGCGCACGGTGGTGCGCAACGCCGTCTACCACGGCGGTATGTGCGCGCGCTGCGAAGGCATGGGCAGCGTGTCCGACATCGACCTGACGCAGCTGTACGACGGGAGCAAGTCGCTCAACCAGGGCGCGCTGACGATCCCCGGCTACAGCATGGACGGCTGGTACGGACGCATCTACCGCGGCTGCGGCTTCTTCGACCCGGACAAGCCGGTCCGCCAGTTCACGAAGAAGGAGCTCCACGACCTCCTGTACAAGGAACCCACGAAGATCAAGGTCGACGGGGTCAACCTGACGTACTCGGGCGTCGTCCCGCAGATCCAGAAGTCGTACCTGTCGAAGGACATCGACTCGCTGCAGCCGCACATCCGCGCATTCGTCGAGCGGATCGCGACCTTCACCACCTGCCCCGACTGCGACGGCACCCGCCTCAACGAGGCGGCGCGATCGTCGAGGATCGAGGGGATCAGCATCGCCGACGCCTGCGCGATGGAGATCCGCGACCTCGCCACCTGGGTGCGTGGGCTGGACGAGCCATCGGTGGCGCCGCTGCTCACCGCGCTCGGGGACACGCTCGACTCGTTCGTCGAGATCGGGTTGGGCTACCTCTCGCTCGAGCGGCCGTCCGGCACGCTGTCCGGCGGTGAGGCGCAGCGGGTCAAGATGATCCGCCACCTCGGCTCCTCGCTCACGGACGTCACGTACGTCTTCGACGAGCCCACGATCGGGCTGCACCCGCACGACATCAAGCGCATGAACGACCTCCTGCTGCAGCTGCGCGACAAGGGCAACACGGTGCTCGTCGTCGAGCACAAGCCGGAGGTGATGGCCATCGCCGACCACGTCGTCGACCTCGGCCCCGGCGCCGGCACGGCGGGCGGCACCGTCTGCTTCGAGGGCACCGTCGACGGGCTGCGGGCGAGCGACACGATCACCGGCCGGCACCTGGACGACCGGGCTCGTCTCAAGCCGTCGGTGCGGACGCCGTCGGGTGCGCTGGAGGTGCGCGGGGCGAGCACCCACAACCTGCAGGGCATCGACGTCGACATCCCCCTCGGCGTGCTGGTGGTGGTCACCGGCGTGGCCGGGTCGGGCAAGAGCTCGCTGATCCACGGCTCGGTGGCCCGCCGCGACGGCGTGGTGTCGATCGACCAGGGCTCGATCCGCGGCTCGCGCCGGAGCAACCCCGCGACGTACACCGGCCTGCTGGATCCGATCCGCAAGGCGTTCGCGAAGGCCAACGGCGTGAAGCCCGCGCTGTTCAGCGCCAACTCGGAAGGGGCGTGCCCCGCCTGCAACGGTGCGGGCGTCGTCTACACCGAGCTCGGGTTCATGGACACCGTCGCCACCACCTGCGAGGAGTGCGAGGGGAAGCGGTTCCAGGCGGCCGTGCTGGAGTACCGGCTCGGCGGTCGCGACATCACCGAGGTGCTCGGGATGTCGGTGACCGAGGCCGAGGCGTTCTTCGGCGCAGGAGAGGCCCGTACCCCCGCTGCACACGCGGTCCTCGCCCGGCTCGCCGACGTCGGGCTCGGCTACCTCACCCTCGGCCAGCCGCTCACCACCCTGTCCGGCGGCGAGCGGCAGCGGCTCAAGCTCGCGGTCCACATGGCCGAGAAGGGCGGCGTCTACGTCCTCGACGAGCCGACCAGCGGCCTGCACCTCGCCGACGTCGAGCAGCTGCTCGGCCTGCTCGACCGGCTCGTCGAGTCCGGCAAGTCGGTGATCGTCATCGAGCACCACCAGGCGGTCATGGCCCACGCGGACTGGATCATCGACCTCGGCCCCGGCGCGGGGCACGACGGTGGCCGCGTCGTGTTCGAGGGCACGCCGTCCGATCTCGTCGCGGCCCGATCCACCCTCACCGGGGAGCACCTCGCGGCGTACGTCGGCGCCTGA